From a single Gimesia fumaroli genomic region:
- a CDS encoding LamG-like jellyroll fold domain-containing protein: MFSAELQEELIHLCWEYQYGSLSPKEAARLEKLVLNHAEARDLFIQYSGMCANLEWEGIVDPGPLGRSTDYDPLSSTELRTIPDYLLVRRTAPARWKVLSAILAFSLLIISSVCLLYFQFWLERPPRFLVRVIDTQNAIWGEGKRNWSPEDLLHTGDQMHLTSGVVELETISGAQVILKGTSRLILIEPDQFKLNLGNLFAHVPPQSQGLTVETPTSRIVDLGTRFGLIVDPRQETEVHVIKGLVEFNLLNSDREISITRNLTENTAIRVQPHSRNIATIESTPEIFVQSLHTREPELVAHWKLSEQESSRIARDSRDHHLNLHIIDSTGKSPFRGHQAPRNATTAAGPFDSQFHKLYRRLSEAEAKLFHMDRFTIELWARNPNKDRQGDSDTLFHYRNVEQHSTSQFNLFSDDQTGQLGFGFLATDKKYRSYRVDKTSRWQKDCWYHIVFTYDANSSAPNDSIVTFTRTPEYASEPDLQQSFTNIEDITPLVPGGILAIGGSTLNDISRHWGGDLSDVRFINGIPDRHANIHLKSHQEKHN, from the coding sequence ATGTTCTCGGCTGAATTACAGGAAGAGTTAATCCACCTCTGCTGGGAGTACCAATACGGTTCACTCTCGCCCAAGGAAGCCGCACGCCTGGAAAAGCTGGTGCTGAACCATGCTGAAGCCAGAGATCTGTTCATTCAGTATTCCGGCATGTGCGCCAATCTGGAATGGGAGGGAATTGTCGATCCCGGCCCACTGGGACGCTCCACGGATTACGACCCTTTATCCTCAACCGAACTCCGCACAATCCCCGATTACCTGCTGGTGAGAAGAACTGCCCCTGCGCGATGGAAAGTTCTTTCAGCTATCCTTGCATTTTCGCTGTTGATTATCAGCTCTGTCTGTCTGCTGTATTTTCAGTTCTGGTTAGAACGTCCACCCCGCTTTCTGGTACGGGTGATCGATACGCAAAATGCGATCTGGGGTGAAGGAAAACGGAACTGGTCACCCGAAGACCTCCTGCATACGGGAGATCAAATGCATCTTACCAGTGGAGTGGTTGAGCTGGAAACCATTTCAGGCGCACAGGTCATTCTTAAAGGAACCTCGCGGCTGATTTTAATCGAACCGGATCAGTTCAAGCTCAACCTCGGAAACCTGTTTGCACACGTCCCCCCGCAATCCCAGGGACTGACGGTGGAAACCCCCACCTCACGAATCGTCGATTTAGGAACCCGCTTCGGACTGATTGTGGATCCGCGCCAGGAAACCGAAGTCCATGTCATCAAAGGACTGGTCGAATTCAATCTCTTAAATTCAGACCGGGAAATTTCAATCACACGAAACCTGACAGAGAACACCGCGATTCGCGTCCAACCGCATTCACGCAACATTGCAACCATCGAATCAACACCCGAAATTTTTGTGCAAAGTTTGCATACCAGAGAACCAGAACTTGTGGCACACTGGAAATTATCCGAACAGGAGTCATCACGAATCGCCCGTGATTCGAGGGACCACCATTTGAATCTGCACATCATAGACTCGACAGGAAAATCTCCTTTCAGAGGACATCAGGCGCCACGAAACGCAACCACTGCCGCCGGTCCCTTCGATTCGCAATTCCACAAACTGTATCGTCGGCTGTCCGAAGCAGAAGCAAAATTATTTCACATGGACCGCTTCACAATCGAACTCTGGGCGCGGAATCCCAACAAAGATCGCCAGGGAGATTCCGATACCTTATTCCATTATCGAAATGTCGAACAGCATTCGACATCCCAATTCAACCTCTTCTCGGACGATCAGACAGGTCAGCTCGGCTTCGGATTTTTAGCGACAGACAAAAAATATCGCTCGTACCGCGTGGACAAAACCTCCCGCTGGCAGAAGGACTGCTGGTATCACATTGTCTTTACCTATGACGCAAATTCATCAGCTCCCAACGATAGTATCGTCACATTTACCCGCACACCCGAGTATGCCTCAGAGCCTGATCTACAGCAATCATTCACCAATATCGAAGACATTACCCCCTTGGTCCCGGGCGGCATTCTGGCAATCGGTGGCTCCACACTCAATGATATTTCCCGACATTGGGGAGGCGATCTCTCTGATGTCCGCTTCATCAATGGCATTCCCGACAGGCATGCCAATATTCATTTGAAATCCCATCAGGAAAAACATAACTGA
- a CDS encoding sigma-70 family RNA polymerase sigma factor yields the protein MAVATDRTTEFIVLFSKHSQRIYRFIRSLVDNRTDAEEIYQNTCTVLWSKFDTFETGSNFWAWSCQIVRYEVLNYRRRQNLERNIFSNEFYNRVAERAMVTVDELDQQQAALSVCYELLSERQKEVLEKIYEPDASTKSVAQSLKRSPNAIYKTLRRAHELLFSCIQRRLNAGDLF from the coding sequence ATGGCGGTGGCAACCGACCGAACAACAGAATTCATTGTTCTGTTCTCCAAGCATAGCCAGAGAATCTACCGTTTTATCAGATCATTGGTAGATAACAGGACTGATGCTGAAGAGATCTACCAGAACACATGTACCGTTCTCTGGTCCAAATTTGATACCTTTGAGACCGGGTCCAACTTCTGGGCCTGGAGTTGCCAGATTGTGCGCTATGAAGTCCTGAATTACCGTCGCCGTCAAAACCTTGAAAGAAATATTTTCAGCAATGAATTCTATAACCGCGTGGCCGAGCGTGCCATGGTTACGGTTGACGAACTGGATCAACAGCAGGCCGCTCTTTCGGTCTGCTACGAACTCTTATCAGAACGACAAAAAGAAGTTCTTGAAAAAATTTATGAACCAGACGCCAGCACGAAATCGGTGGCTCAGTCTCTAAAACGATCTCCGAATGCCATCTACAAAACTCTGCGACGCGCGCATGAACTGCTTTTCAGTTGCATCCAGCGTCGCCTGAATGCAGGAGATCTTTTCTGA
- a CDS encoding GNAT family N-acetyltransferase has product MKFEPIPFRSEWYDQACELRNELLRRPLGLDLFTEDLAAESAYRHYGILEEDRVVACVLAVTVTPQKAKLRQMAVSVEYQNQGVGRQLLQNVELDLKRQGVEALELEARTTAVGFYEKLGYVKGGDEFLAVSIPHVRMVKSLVQE; this is encoded by the coding sequence ATGAAATTTGAACCGATTCCTTTTCGATCTGAATGGTACGATCAGGCGTGTGAACTGCGTAACGAACTGCTTCGCAGGCCTCTGGGGTTAGATTTGTTTACCGAGGATCTGGCGGCGGAATCGGCATATCGACATTATGGCATACTCGAAGAAGATCGTGTTGTGGCCTGTGTACTGGCGGTAACTGTGACTCCGCAGAAAGCAAAGCTCCGTCAAATGGCGGTTTCTGTCGAGTATCAAAATCAAGGGGTCGGCAGGCAGCTTTTGCAGAATGTGGAACTGGATCTCAAGCGGCAGGGAGTCGAAGCGCTCGAACTGGAAGCCCGAACGACGGCCGTCGGTTTTTATGAAAAGCTGGGTTATGTAAAAGGAGGGGACGAGTTCCTTGCTGTCTCTATTCCTCATGTGCGGATGGTGAAGTCACTGGTTCAAGAGTGA
- a CDS encoding DUF1501 domain-containing protein, whose protein sequence is MHRLQRRDFLYGMSASLGTVALNALLQAEEKTAPKSPNPVFEKPLASRDPHFKPRAKACIFLFMEGGPSHIDTFDPKPALEKLHLKEFVREDKQVSAMASGKRYYIKSPFKHRQAGESGISLCEHFSHLSEVADDLCVYHGLQAESINHPTACYHMNTGNRFGGDPAIGSWMTYGLGTENQNLPAFIVLPEVAYPQGGSANWSNGFLPAYFQGTALRSKGSPILDLNPPAHVTRETQRKNLDLLAKLNQADMHRHPHEDVLAARMESYELAFRMQAQVPDIINLDKETQQTQEMYGLGQSETDSFGRRCLLARKLVEEGVRFVQIYAAGWDSHDFLDRSHKARMKAVDQPIAALLKDLKERGLLDETLVVWTGEFGRSPDNGIRSGRQAAGRDHNAKGMALWMAGGGVKAGHRIGATDEIGDHAVEVVNPIRNLHVTLEHIMGLDDNQLTYFHEGRFKVLSQTGGAVIKELLG, encoded by the coding sequence ATGCACCGATTACAACGACGCGATTTTCTGTACGGCATGAGTGCCAGCCTCGGCACCGTAGCGCTGAACGCCCTGCTCCAGGCGGAAGAAAAAACGGCACCGAAATCACCGAACCCGGTTTTCGAAAAACCACTGGCGTCGCGCGATCCGCATTTCAAGCCCCGCGCTAAAGCCTGCATCTTTCTGTTCATGGAAGGGGGACCGAGCCATATCGATACGTTCGACCCCAAGCCGGCTCTGGAAAAACTGCACCTCAAAGAGTTCGTCCGCGAAGACAAACAGGTCTCCGCGATGGCCAGCGGCAAACGGTATTACATCAAAAGCCCGTTCAAACATCGACAAGCGGGCGAATCGGGAATTTCACTCTGCGAACACTTTTCGCACCTCTCGGAAGTCGCCGATGATCTCTGCGTGTATCACGGCCTGCAGGCGGAATCGATCAACCACCCCACCGCCTGCTACCACATGAATACCGGCAATCGCTTTGGCGGCGATCCGGCAATCGGCTCCTGGATGACCTACGGCCTAGGCACCGAAAATCAGAATCTGCCCGCGTTCATCGTGCTGCCCGAAGTCGCTTACCCTCAGGGAGGTTCTGCCAATTGGTCGAACGGCTTCCTGCCCGCATACTTTCAGGGAACCGCACTGCGTTCCAAGGGATCACCAATTCTCGATCTGAATCCCCCCGCACACGTCACCCGTGAGACGCAACGCAAAAACCTGGATCTGTTAGCCAAACTGAATCAGGCCGACATGCATCGTCATCCGCATGAAGATGTGCTTGCTGCTCGTATGGAATCGTACGAACTGGCCTTTCGCATGCAGGCACAGGTCCCCGATATCATCAACCTGGACAAAGAGACGCAGCAGACTCAGGAGATGTACGGCCTCGGACAATCTGAGACCGACAGTTTCGGCAGACGTTGTCTATTAGCAAGAAAACTGGTCGAGGAAGGCGTTCGCTTCGTGCAGATCTATGCCGCCGGCTGGGATTCACACGACTTTCTGGATCGCTCTCATAAAGCCCGCATGAAGGCCGTTGATCAACCAATCGCCGCCCTTCTGAAAGATTTGAAAGAGAGAGGCCTGCTCGATGAAACGCTGGTTGTCTGGACGGGGGAATTTGGTCGTTCCCCCGATAACGGCATCCGTAGCGGCAGACAGGCCGCCGGCCGCGATCATAATGCGAAAGGCATGGCACTCTGGATGGCGGGAGGCGGCGTCAAAGCCGGACATCGCATCGGCGCCACAGATGAAATCGGTGATCACGCGGTCGAAGTCGTCAACCCGATTAGAAATCTGCACGTCACCCTGGAACACATCATGGGCCTGGATGACAACCAGCTCACCTATTTTCATGAAGGCCGCTTCAAAGTCCTCAGTCAAACCGGTGGTGCTGTGATCAAGGAACTACTGGGTTAG
- a CDS encoding PSD1 and planctomycete cytochrome C domain-containing protein, whose translation MRALSSQPVRKLSLLICCGLIIAIQSTSGILFSEETKITPQEQFFLQKIRPLLEQKCLGCHGKTPDDIKGEYIMLNREALIKGGESGEAAIIVGKPEQSPFWNAVTWKDENIQMPPQERNRLNDAEIANLKQWIADGAVWSDRKQIPQDSPAASNTEIVMSTSGGQSPTWTGRTYQPEDIWAYQPIQRPAVPWNALAVRQPDKRHPIDAFIQQKLQQKQLVSSQPTDRKTLLRRATYDLTGLPPTAKQVKEFTSSDENTAWSSFIKRLLQTPQYGEQMAQMWIDVVRYADTSGFANDYERPNAWRYRDYLVRSFNADKPYDRFIIEQLAGDELAPEDPEMLFATGFLRSGPWEHTGMSVAAVTRQLFLDDITQSVGVSFLAHSFRCAKCHDHKFDPVPTRDYYRIQAVFAPVQFADRKVPYQSYENISGFAEMKIRTEKLIAETRAEQEKFKQKTNAAIAAWLKKEGYKNLKQVAADKRPPLRWFGLTELEKSKLKINNKRIDYFERELKRYEPYAFSVYNGPPNNYRSTKAVNLMPGPKKQQGELQQTFILAGGAITAPTEKVTPGVLSAVAGSNNVKEPNAWNTIPNSQEGRRLALARWIASSNNTLTARVIVNRIWQMHFGTGLVATPNNFGQKGAQPSHPELLDWLATWFMDHGWSIKKLHHLIMTSNTYQQSSHPVDPELVQAKDPGNQCLSHFPTRRMTAEQLRDSLLFITNELNPEMGGPGVFPEINWEVALQPRHIMGSVAPAYQPMPRPEQRNRRTLYAFRYRTLSDPMLEVFNRPGSESSCERRDETTVTPQAFALFNGQFTHDRAIALAHKIKQDTKSTPEAIQQIFQSVVLRAPEPAELTVTLKHVTDMQKYHQAHPPQKVPLPREVKREMIEELTGESFAWTEKLDLTDNYVQDLKPWDVDAETRALAELCLVLMNSNEFIYLR comes from the coding sequence ATGCGCGCTCTTTCTTCCCAGCCGGTTCGAAAACTCTCTCTCCTGATCTGCTGCGGCTTGATCATTGCGATTCAATCCACGTCCGGAATTCTGTTTTCAGAAGAAACCAAAATCACACCGCAGGAACAATTCTTCCTCCAGAAGATTCGACCGCTGCTCGAACAAAAATGTCTCGGCTGTCACGGTAAAACACCAGACGACATCAAAGGCGAATACATCATGCTGAACCGTGAAGCCCTGATCAAAGGGGGCGAATCGGGAGAAGCTGCTATCATCGTGGGGAAACCAGAACAGAGCCCGTTCTGGAATGCCGTCACCTGGAAAGACGAAAACATTCAGATGCCACCCCAGGAACGCAACCGGCTGAACGACGCCGAGATCGCCAACCTGAAACAGTGGATTGCCGACGGTGCCGTCTGGTCGGATCGGAAACAGATTCCTCAAGATTCCCCAGCCGCTTCTAACACCGAAATCGTGATGTCCACTTCAGGCGGCCAGAGCCCGACTTGGACGGGTCGCACCTATCAGCCCGAAGACATCTGGGCCTATCAACCCATCCAGCGCCCGGCGGTTCCCTGGAACGCCCTCGCGGTCAGACAACCCGACAAGCGGCACCCGATCGATGCCTTCATTCAACAGAAGCTCCAGCAGAAACAACTCGTCTCGTCCCAACCCACTGACCGGAAGACACTGCTGCGTCGTGCGACCTACGATCTAACCGGACTTCCGCCAACGGCTAAGCAGGTCAAAGAATTTACATCCTCGGACGAGAATACGGCCTGGTCGTCATTCATCAAACGCCTGCTGCAAACGCCGCAATACGGTGAGCAGATGGCGCAAATGTGGATCGACGTCGTACGCTACGCTGACACCAGCGGTTTCGCGAACGATTACGAACGCCCCAATGCCTGGCGTTACCGCGATTACCTTGTCCGCAGTTTCAACGCCGACAAGCCGTACGACCGCTTCATCATCGAACAACTGGCGGGCGATGAACTCGCCCCGGAAGATCCGGAGATGCTTTTCGCGACCGGTTTTCTGCGTAGCGGCCCCTGGGAACATACGGGAATGAGCGTCGCCGCTGTTACCCGTCAACTCTTTCTGGATGACATCACCCAGAGTGTCGGCGTCAGCTTCCTGGCACACAGTTTCCGTTGTGCGAAATGCCACGATCACAAATTCGATCCCGTCCCCACCCGCGATTACTACCGCATTCAAGCCGTCTTCGCTCCGGTGCAATTCGCCGACCGCAAAGTCCCTTATCAGTCGTATGAAAATATTTCCGGCTTCGCGGAAATGAAGATCCGTACCGAAAAATTAATCGCGGAAACCCGGGCCGAGCAAGAGAAATTCAAACAGAAAACCAACGCCGCCATCGCCGCCTGGCTGAAAAAAGAAGGGTATAAAAACCTGAAACAGGTGGCTGCCGACAAACGGCCGCCACTCCGCTGGTTTGGCTTAACCGAACTGGAAAAAAGCAAACTCAAAATCAATAACAAACGCATCGACTATTTCGAGCGGGAACTCAAACGCTACGAGCCCTACGCCTTCAGTGTGTACAACGGCCCGCCTAATAATTATCGCTCGACAAAAGCCGTTAATCTCATGCCCGGCCCAAAGAAGCAGCAAGGCGAACTCCAGCAAACCTTCATCCTGGCCGGCGGTGCGATTACCGCGCCCACAGAAAAGGTCACGCCGGGCGTGCTGAGTGCCGTCGCCGGTTCAAATAACGTCAAAGAACCTAATGCCTGGAATACAATTCCCAACTCCCAGGAAGGCCGCCGTCTGGCCCTGGCCCGCTGGATCGCCAGTTCGAATAACACGCTGACCGCACGCGTGATCGTGAATCGCATCTGGCAGATGCATTTCGGCACCGGGCTGGTCGCCACGCCGAATAACTTCGGTCAAAAAGGGGCTCAGCCATCGCACCCTGAACTCTTGGACTGGCTGGCGACCTGGTTTATGGATCATGGCTGGTCAATCAAAAAGCTGCACCATCTGATCATGACGTCCAATACCTATCAGCAAAGCAGTCATCCCGTCGACCCGGAACTAGTTCAGGCAAAAGATCCCGGCAATCAATGTCTGTCGCACTTCCCGACCCGCCGCATGACCGCCGAGCAACTTCGCGATTCATTGTTGTTTATCACAAACGAACTCAATCCGGAAATGGGAGGCCCCGGCGTCTTTCCTGAAATCAACTGGGAAGTCGCTTTGCAACCCCGGCATATCATGGGATCGGTCGCCCCCGCTTATCAACCCATGCCGCGTCCCGAACAACGCAATCGGCGAACTCTGTACGCATTCCGTTACCGCACGCTCTCCGACCCGATGCTCGAAGTATTCAATCGACCGGGAAGCGAGTCATCCTGCGAACGCCGCGATGAAACCACGGTCACTCCACAAGCGTTTGCTCTGTTCAACGGACAATTCACGCACGACCGCGCGATTGCTCTGGCACACAAAATCAAACAGGATACAAAATCTACGCCGGAAGCCATCCAGCAAATTTTCCAGTCGGTGGTCCTTCGTGCCCCGGAACCAGCTGAGTTAACCGTCACACTCAAACACGTCACTGACATGCAAAAATATCACCAGGCGCATCCGCCACAAAAAGTCCCACTTCCCCGTGAAGTGAAACGGGAAATGATCGAAGAATTAACGGGCGAATCATTTGCCTGGACCGAAAAACTGGATCTGACAGACAACTACGTTCAGGATTTAAAGCCCTGGGACGTCGATGCCGAAACCCGCGCCCTCGCGGAACTCTGTCTTGTTCTGATGAATTCCAACGAATTTATTTATTTGCGATAA
- a CDS encoding 3-keto-disaccharide hydrolase: protein MGAKKLLLSLCVLAVLPVWNQADVFGQKKQLKRAGAITDGAIVKKSPEDILHPGYTSLFNGKDFTGWVVPEGDNGHWKVVDGVIDYDAQSEAKGDKNLWTAKEYGDFILSMEWRIKETTGLYKVPIVLADGSELKDAKGNVITVELPNADSGIYLRGTPKAQVNIWCWPLGSGEVYSYRRNQSVSPEVRAGVTPKVNADKPVGEWNKFIIIMVKDRLTVILNNKMVLENAQLPDVPEKGPIAFQHHGGKMKDGTFSPASSLMQFRNIYIKELE, encoded by the coding sequence ATGGGGGCTAAGAAATTATTATTGAGTTTGTGCGTACTCGCTGTATTACCGGTATGGAATCAGGCCGATGTCTTTGGACAAAAGAAACAATTGAAGCGCGCTGGTGCGATTACTGATGGGGCGATTGTCAAAAAATCACCAGAGGACATTCTGCATCCAGGTTATACATCCCTGTTTAACGGTAAAGATTTTACCGGCTGGGTTGTTCCCGAAGGAGACAACGGGCACTGGAAAGTCGTCGATGGAGTCATCGACTACGACGCACAGAGCGAAGCCAAGGGGGATAAAAACCTCTGGACTGCAAAAGAGTACGGCGATTTCATCTTAAGCATGGAGTGGCGAATCAAAGAGACCACCGGTTTGTACAAAGTACCGATCGTACTGGCCGATGGTTCAGAGCTCAAAGATGCGAAGGGCAATGTGATTACGGTTGAACTACCGAACGCCGATTCCGGAATTTATCTGAGAGGTACCCCCAAAGCACAGGTCAATATCTGGTGCTGGCCCCTTGGTTCCGGCGAAGTTTACTCGTACCGTCGCAATCAAAGTGTCTCGCCTGAAGTCCGTGCCGGTGTGACGCCGAAAGTGAATGCCGACAAACCGGTGGGTGAGTGGAACAAGTTTATCATCATCATGGTGAAAGATCGTTTGACGGTCATTCTGAACAACAAGATGGTACTTGAAAACGCACAACTGCCTGACGTGCCTGAGAAGGGACCGATCGCGTTTCAGCATCATGGCGGTAAAATGAAGGACGGAACGTTCAGCCCGGCCAGCAGTTTGATGCAGTTCCGAAATATTTATATCAAAGAACTTGAATAG